A segment of the Triticum urartu cultivar G1812 chromosome 1, Tu2.1, whole genome shotgun sequence genome:
TATTGCAGGCGATCCAGGACTAGGCAAGAGCCAATTACTAAAAGCTGCAGCATCTGTTTCCCCACGGGGAATATATGTATGCGGGAATACAACCACAAATGCTGGTCTAACAGTTGCTGTGGTTAAAGATTCAATGACAAATGATTATGCATTTGAGGCTGGTAAGCATGGAAGACTTATTTGTTCCTCACACATTCTGTGGAGAACCTTGTCAGAAAGTCAGCTAATTCGATCATTTGTTGTCATATAATTGGTTGTTCTACTGTTTTGTGGCCGATGTGGTTTGAAGTCTTAGAATTTGTGATAGGATCAAAATAATGTTAAGCTCTTTGCTTTACAGGGGCCATGGTTCTTGCTGACCGTGGGCTATGTTGCATTGACGAGTTTGACAAAATGTCAGCAGAGTATCAGGTATTATTTTTAGTTTTCACCTGATACAACCTTCTTGGTGAAATGTTCATTCAGTAAAAGATGTTCTATACTTTCCTTCTTTGAAATTGAATTTGTGTTCTCAGTCCTTACTGGAAGCCATGGAGCAGCAGTGTGTATCTGTGGCAAAGGCTGGCCTTGTGGCGAGTTTATCTGCCCGCACTTCTGTGCTAGCAGCTGCTAATCCTGTTGGTGGTCATTACGAGTGGGTTAATCTTTTCCATCCTTTGATAAAATTTTCTACCCCTGCTTACCGTATGATGTTTGTCATTCTGGATATGTTATCTTCATTCATCTTTCCTTCTTCAATTGATACTCATTACCTATACTGTTTTCTCAGTGTGATTGTTTTTGTCAATGTAATGTTCTTTTTGCACTCACACAACCACACAAGTCACCGTGCCTGGAACAGGCAGACCTGCAAGCAAATACCATTTCCTTGTGTATTCCGGTTTTGTTCCTTCTTTTCACTTGTCAGTGAGATGTAGGTAACAGATCTTAAATTCCTGGATTGTTTTCAACTTTTAGTAATACGTACTATTTTTGCAGCCGAGGCAAAACAGTGAATGAGAATTTAAAGATGAATGCTGCCCTGCTCTCTCGGTTTGACCTGGTTTTCATTTTACTTGACCAGCCAGACTTGTTTCTAGATAAGAGAGTATCAGACCACATAATGGCAGTAAGTTTTTGTTATCCATTTTTTGTCCACATCTTAAGCATATAGTACCGATGAGCAATATCACCACATATAATAAATGTGTCAGGGCTTTAATCTAATTAAAAAACTAAGGAAAATCAATATTTTCTACACGCAGCTCCATACCAATGACAGAAGTCCTTGCTCATCCAACAAGAGGCTAAGAACAGGTCATTCTTTGGTTATTCCATAACATTTTTAGTTCCTTTTTACATGTGAAACCGTATACATCATTATTGATTTGCAACTTTGCTCCATGCCCAGTGCCTCAATTTAATGGCAGTATGGGGATTGGAATTGATGAGAAAAAATTAGCTTCAAGGCTGAGACTACACCCAGAGAAAGACAGGGACTTTGTTCCGTTACCTGAACCACTTCTTCGCAAGTATATATCTTACGCGAGAAGCTATGTTACCCCCCGGTATTTTGTCAGCTCCTTTTCACTTATCAATACCATATATGTAATGCAATGAGTTCTCATTTTGTTATTTTTCTTCTCTCGGCTCAAGTATGTCAGAACCAGCAGCGGTGGTACTGCGGAAATATTACTTGAATTTGAGAGCGCATAGTACTTGTTCTGATGGCACACCCATCACAGCCAGACAATTGGAAAGCCTTGTGAGGTTAGCAGAAGCTCGCGCTCGGGTGGATCTAAGAGAAGAAGTGACTGAACAAGATGCGAATGTAAATAACTAGAATACTCACCCCCCGGCTCCCTCCTCCCCATTTTGTACATATGCGCACCTTGCACTGCCAGCTTGGATTTCTTTATACTTCATACCTAAATTACCAGCAGAGAATTTTTCTGTTGGTTTAGGTTCTTGTCCATGATTGCTGGGAAAATCTGAGTTCTTTCTCGTGCTAGTTTTCATCCTCAGCAAATTACTGAATCAAACTTAGAAGCATGATGAATTATGTTTTTTAATCTCCATGTCATGTCGATGTTGCAGATTTATTTTTTCTATCTGTTTGCTGCTTTATAAATCTGAAAATGTGAACGTACGGTGCTTATCGCATGCCTAAGGCTTATGCAAAGTGTTGTCTGGCAAATAGACAGTCGGATAGTTAGATGACATCAAGAGGCACACCTTTTTAATAAAAATGGGCATGCAATCTCATTCTGCGTTTTATTATGTTGCAGGATGTTGTTGAGATCATGAATGAATCCTTATATGACAAATATGTTGATGAGCATGGTTGTGTGGACTATGCTCGGAGTGGTGGGATGAGCCAACAAAAGGAGGCAAAAAGACTTATGAGTGCCTTAAACAAGCAATCTGAGTTGCAGCAAAAGGATCACTTTTCAAGAGCCGTAAGCAATTATGCATCTAAAATATTTTTGATGAAAGGCTGGTCTGTTAGTTATTGCATATACACAAACCAATTGACATGGAAAGAGTACCAATTTTAGTTCAGTTACAATTCTGGCCCTGCTATGATCGACGAAATTTGACTTAATTGCTTTTTGTGCATTTTGATTCTTTTGTTACGCGGTTTCTCCAGTCAATAGGAGCATCTTCTTGAGGTTCCTCTGATGTTCTGTAATTTTCCCTTTGTAGGAGATACGGAGCTTAGCAGATAAAATCAGCTTGCAAGTTCCAGATTTAGATGATATTATGGAAAAATTGAACAGTGCCGGTTATATTGTACATAAAGGACAAAACATATACCAGGTATTGTCTCATAAAACTGCTTGACGGCAAGAAGTTTTGATGTATACATTAGATGGTTATATCCTGGTGTCGTGCTGATTATTGATTATGAGTTTATGACTGGCAGGCTCGTGATGAGCCCTCCACTGAGAATCTAAACTTATTGTCTGTGAAACAGATATTGACCTCATCATGTTCACGGACCCAGCCAACAAGATCAAGATGGTGAGTTCTCTTACACCCTACATGAAAACATGGGAGTTTGGTGTTGGTATTATGCTAAATCTTATATCTGTGCCACACGTTAACGTTGATTAACAGTTACTTTGGGTCAATGTCCAACACTTGCCATTGTAGTGACAAGATAACTATTCAAAGGTTTCCTCTTCTTTGCTGCCGATTCATGATAGTTTTTTTTTCTGGCAGATGTAGGGAGGATGCGTTTTGCAACTCATATGGACTGTTATGTACAGTATAGTCATGTGATGGTCTAATTTAATGTGCGGATAGCTCTGATAATGCTGTTTATCGTAGCAGCTGTAGCTGATAGTGACAAAAATAGTATCCTTCCTAGTTCCAGCATGTTAAAGAAACATCCTGTTCTCGTTAAAGAATCGTCTATGTCCTGGACATTGGTGATCATGAATGCTGATTCTTTATGTGAAAGAAACATAgtgtttttttttgcggggaggAAACTTAGTGCTTCTATGAGACTTGGAATGGAAATAGCCCCTTAGGGCTGAGAAATAGCAAACCCGCTTTGCTTACGGTAATGTTTTTATTTGGATGAACGCAGCAATGCTGCTTCATTTTATATTAAGAGAAAGAGTTACAACAAGTAATTGGGCGGTGATGAAGGTGACCACCAAGGTAGACAAATGTAGGGCTACAGATAACAAGTCCATAGAATCATAGTACCATCAAGGAGGCCTCCATGTTAGCCTCGTCGGTGGTGTCACCACTCTTCTACATTTTGCTCTATGGGAATGTGGGAACGCTGGTGTTTTATCCTATGTCTGTGCTCTACGCTTACCAGCCGAATTGTTTTGTGTGCTATCCATTTTTACAGAGAAAGCAGCCTTTATATTGCTCAATCAAGCATAGGCAAAAGGTAATTTTAGGGGTCATGGAGCCATATATATCTATAAATGATAATGATGTTGTGCCCGCCCTGTTAGATTCTCTCGGGTAGTGAACAAAGGTTGCTTTTCACAAACTCATTCAACGATCGGTCTTGCTATCAGAGTTGATGTGATGATGTCTACCCAGTTATACCCCATTTGCAGCGCCATGGCCTCTACATCCAAAAAAAATTCTTATCTTGAGGTGATTGCCTCACACCTTGGGCATGAACTATGAGATGGTTCGGCTGGGGTCGATCGATCTCGCCCATGCTGTTTGATACCAGGTTTCTTCTTCGCAGCAGCTGTTTTGAAGTTAGCAGCCAGGACCCTGGGCAACATAAACAGGCAATTGGGTCGACGGGAGCTTGGAACTTCTCCCCATCAATGTGCCGCCAGCGCCTTCCACCGTTCCACGAAATGGACCACAGCGATCATAATATGTACTGTAGTTCCAGTGATGCTTGTCCTGCCCTATCTGCCGCCAATGCTTCACTTGTTCCGTGTTGGGGCATATCTTTCGTTGCCCATTAGTGGTAGACGCCAATGATGAAAGCAATCAAACTAGTTTCCTCCTCTTATCCTCTTAGGTTGTGCAGAGTTTGCAGTGAGTGAAAAACATAATCAGCTGTTATTTGCACAACTTTTTCAGTGTGAGTTACTACTACAATCGGCAAAACTGCATCCATGTCATTATGGAATTTGCACACAAAAAAACATGATGCAGAAGCATCGTAGAGGGTAGATAAAACTTGCTATCCAAATTATGGAAACAAAACTCAATAGCGACAGTCAACAGCACACAAGGAACAGAACACATCTCGCTAGTACAACTTCAGGGTACGTATATAGGGATGAAAATGCTAAATGCTCATGGAGCTgggttttttttaaataaatcgGAAATTACAGTTTCCAGTTTCAAAAAGTTCTAAAAAGATCACACGCGTTCTTACAGATAATTCTTGTGTGTAAATTTTAAAGATGATTAAATTAATGGCGACATCTACACTAGGAAGACAAAATCGTGATTTTGAAAATGGTTTAACAGATTGTGTAGCTCTTCATCGTTAGAACGTGTAGATTTTTCTCAGAATATTTTTGTTAATTGAATGTGTTATTTGATTATTATTTTAAAGACTCCATGGAGCTCAGAACATTGCTAATTTAGGTGACTTCTCAAAAAACAGTCCACTATCTAACATCCAATCTAACCCAACTATCCAATCCAATCCACATTTCAATTGGTATAGATTTTTTTCAGTACGACACTACTGCAAAACTATCTCATCATGCAAAAAATTATTTTTTAAACAAACATTAGCAGCATAACACAGACAATCATAACACATGAGATAAAAGCAACAATATATATCCAGATCATGGAAACAATACTCTTAATAGCAACTGTTAAGAGAAAGCAACAGCAGAGAAGGAACAAATCTCGCTAGTACAACTTCAGGTTATATAGGACATTGTAAACATAGCAGGCAACTTTCCTCCTCAAACGACCAGAGCCTTACAGTCCATTCCATCCTTGCCTAACAAAAATGCAATCTAAGACCTGGGCTTCTCCTTTTTCTCCTTGAAGAGAGCGAGAAGCGACACACCAGATACCTTGACAACCTTGAACCTGACACCGGGAATATCTCCCACGGCATGACCCTTACGACCGAATCCAGCAATCAGCACCTCGTCCTGAAGCATCGATCAAAGTCAAGAGGTTAGGTTGGTTGCATATAGCAGACATTTCACATATCTGAGCAATGGGTGAGGGGCACATACATTTTCCTCGATGAAGTTCAGGCAACCATCATTGGGCACAAAGGCAGCGATCTTCTTCCCGTTCTTAACCAGCTGGACACGAGCACACTTACGGATGGCAGAGTTAGGCTGCTTGGCCTCAATACCACTGCAGGGGAGCAATTGCACGTTAGTCAGGATTCAAAACATGAGATAAAAACAAGGGAACACAAATCTGCTGTTCAACATACATCTTCTCCAAGACAATGCCCTTGGCGTGAGACGATCCAGCAAAGGGTTTCTTCCACTCATTGCCCAAGTGGCTCTTCTTGTACGCCTTGTCAGCCCACCTCTGGTTCCTGCGGTGGGTCTTGAGCTTGCGCCCGGCTCCCATACCACGTGTCTTACTGTGATAAGAATTCACCCATGCTTACATTAGTTAAACAGATCTCAAAAGTTAAAGCAGTGTATTATTACCAACTTAACAAGCAACAGGAAAATGTTGAGCAAAATCCAACAACATAACTATTCAAGATGCATAAATAGGATATGTTCATGATGTAATTGGAAGCACAACCAACTACACATGTGAACACATCCCAAAGGAAGTCCTGAAATAAAGAACATGTCACTGAACTGAAGTGGTGCATACTGCATACACATCCATTTGGTACAATCATTTCTCCTTGCATTCTAAACTGGCAAGTAGTTAACATATTAATATATATTGCAATCATGACAGCAAGGAGCTGGACATATTCTAAATCTGAGCAAACTGAAACCAAACTAGAGGCTATAAAGAAACTCGTATTGTATGCTACCATGCACAACTTCCAGGGCCCAATCATCTGAGCAAAGGAATACAGATAACATGGTGGCAACGAATTTATGTTGCTTATGAATATGTTTAGCACTGAAGTTGTATCTGATCAGCACTGGACCGTCAATAAGCTCAGTTTCGTCGCACTGGAACGACGATGTCATCCTCCGACCCCAGTATAAATCAGCCTAAATGgcatggttctacttggcacttAATAGCCCAAGAACATAGCATAAGAACATCTACATGTCAACTGAACATGTGCATATGTTGCAACCAACTACAGATACACATCTACATATCAACTGAACTTGGACATATCTACTTGACATATTTTTTTACACAGAACTGAACGTGTGCATATGTGGCAACAAACTACAGATGTGTACACACCCGAAAGCTAGTCCTGAAATAAAGAGCATGTCACTGAACAGAACTGATGCATACTGTGTACATATACATCTGTTCCAACCATTTCATCTCGACTAGCAAATAGCTAACATATTAATCATGTATCGCAATCATAACAAGCAAGGAAGTGGACACAGACACCATAGAGCATCACGAAAACCGAGGTAGATGTCATCTCGCTACCTACACTAAGAACAGGCAAACTGCACCAGCCTAGAGGCTAACAAGGAAGACGTATTGTATGCTACCATGCATAACTTCCACGGCCCAATCATCTGGACAAAGGAATACAGATAACACGGCGGCAACGAATTCATGTCGCTTATGAATATGTTTAGCACTGACGTTGTATCTGATCAGCACTGGACCGTCATTAAGCGAAGTTTCGTCGCATCGGAACTACAATCCCATCATCTAACCCTAGCACAAATCAGCCTAGATCACATGGTACTACTCGGCACTTGCTAGAACAAGAACGCAGCACAAGAGCATCCACACATCAGAGCAAGAACCGGGGAAGCTACGAAGAGACATCTCTTCCCAGGACCGATAGACCAGCGCCGAGAAAGAGCAGGGTACCGCATTAGGATGAAGGAGGAGAAGAGATCTTAGCACGCACCCCATGATGGCGGAGGGAGAGGCCGGGAGATCTCCGGGCGGGCGGCGACGGGAGAGGTCGGGAGATCTCCGGTGGCAGGGGCTtcgcgggcgacggcggcggcggcggctagaggAGTGAGGAGAGGAGACGATGGGGAATATATAGCGGTGGGTGGGCGTTTAGGGTTTGTGTGCGCCGAGATGCGTGCTGGCGTGATGGATCCGATCTGGGTATTCTTTTTCTGCTTCCACCCCCGGATGATACATCTTTTCCACATATAACCCCAAGATGTGCATTTCTCAAAGGGCCGCGTGCACGAGTCAAAGAGCTTTACACGTCCATGCTTGGTGAATTCATTTTGCTCGATTTGTTTGTAGGGTGATGCAAATCGGAGGAGATGGGGTTCACGGCTTTGAACTGTAGCTAGGAGTGCAATTCAAGTTGAGTCGAGCTAGTCCGGTTTGATTTGTTAACATAAAGAGCTCAAATTCAAACTTGATTAAACTCGTGTAGCTCGCGAGCAAGCTCATTTAACTCGTTAAGCCCGTTATGAACCTGAATAACAAAATATGCGTATTATGTAAATGGCAACAATCAACAACAATATTGGTGCTTATCTGGTGCCCTTTTGATTAATGGGCTAAACGAGTAACTTGTTAGTTCGGCTTGTTAAACTTGTTTTGTTAACGAGCTCAAATTAAACCTTGACTCTTTAGTCATTGAATTAGACGCATACGCGCGCTTTGCCGCGCTGTACTGTACTCTAGAAGTAAGCGTTTTGTTTTGTTGGAAGGCATCTCAACCGCAACATTATCCCATTGTGTAGCAGTTACACTGCCAAATTGCAAGAGAATGTGAGTCCAAGCATTTGTCGGCTCAACATGTGGCCCTACTCTTGCTCCTGGCTACATCACCTCATCTACACAGATGCTCTGCTTCTGCCGATTTCGGTAGCGCCAAGATTTCAGAAAAAAGTCAATCAGTTGACGCATTCGAAATTGAAATTTGGAGGTAGCAAAGCACACCTGGTAACGCATTTTTCACAGTCCAATAGATATATGAAATAATATAATCTGCTAAATAATTACAACATTTTGTCAAAAACATACATGATTCTGACACAATTTTGGTCAAATCCTGGATACACAAAACTTGAGGAATCTAAATGGTATTATACAACTACCAAAGAGGCCAGTACACTATGCAGCTACTTGTCATGATGAATGTGCAAGCCTACCATCAAGAGACAAATGAGTAAGGAGCACAATTATTCAAGTCAGTATTTTATGTGGCACCTGAGCTTGCCAATATGAGACCGGAATGGCAGTTGGCATGGATCCGAAATCTCGATAATCTGTATCATGTGACAGATACGAAAGTATCACAAAGATTGTGTCTTGAATGTTGCTCGACCTGTAAAAATAAAAATATGCTCATCCCCATACAATGATACAAACTGAATGTAAATTGGGGCATATCTCGGACAATGAAGTGCGGAATCTCCAGGCTATTCACATTCATAAATCCTGGAAAGAAAATCAAATGTACTTGAGGATGGAATGGCTTATGACTTATTTGTTGAAGTAAGAATTTTAGTGTTTTTTTTTCATGTGCTGAGTGGCGATCATCCATATTCCGAATCTCTTTGAAGTAGAAAAAGTAAATCTTGGTTAGTGAGGAATGCAATGAACTATTAATGGTGAAGAACACTGTAATTCTAAATAATTCTGCAGTTGAGTTAAAAGCGATATAGAGCTAAACGGCTACTACAGAGATGAGCAACATCAATCCTGCACACATCAGGTAAATAAATATATCAGCAAACACATCATATCAAACAATTATAAAGCCTATTGGTCAAAGACAATCAGTTTGCTTAATTTCCTTTGGTCACAGAATGCTCATCTGTAACTGTTGATAGCATATACCATCAAGAACTACACAGGCTAGCCTTAGCATGGCACATTTGTGGAATATCTGACAATAGAATTTGGATATTCTACCTTCCATAGATAAAATATATTTGCGGTGTATTTATTAAGTCATATTCGTGATGGGAAATTAATCTTCTGAACCTCTTTGTTTCCATAGTGCTACCACTTATTGCTATGATATATGTCTGTTCTAACACAAAACTGATAAAAAAAAGTGAGCTCACTGAAAATTATATTAATGAACTGTGCTGGAAGAACACAAACTTCTTTTAAAAGCCATTCAACAACATACCTAGCATGACGGATCTATAAATTATCGAGAATACTAAAACTGCAGTTGGTACAGAGGATCTTGCTGTCACACAAACAACAAACTTAATATTTGCTCATGGTAGTGCTCTAGCTAGCCATCACTTGAAAAATCACTGAAAAATTATTTTAATTGGATTGGCCAAACATAGCACACATACgcttgtgttggggaacgtagcatgcaatttcaaaaaaattcctacgatcacgcaagatctatctaggagatgcatagcaacgtgagggggagagtgtgtccacgtaccctcgtagaccaaaagcggaagcgttaggttaatgcggttgatgtagtcgaacgtcttcgcgatccaaccgatcaagtactgaacgcacgcCACCTCCGAGTtcggcacacgttcagctcgatgacgtccctcaaactcttgatccagcagagggtcgaggaagagtttcgtcagcacgacggcgtggtgacggtgatggtgatgtgctccgcgcagggcttt
Coding sequences within it:
- the LOC125521018 gene encoding probable DNA helicase MCM8 isoform X1, with translation MYADTQKGRPGCRPVDASRGADLAVVWPRYFPEETEHPVPAGDPRARLVGDLVKVMGLEERAKLLPRVEDDGVVFFLPIDFQQLKNLCGGTNLLDALRENPKEALLCMGVAVHLAKCSGNGLQLSDVDKVNIRLYNHTETIIALKNLKAAYIKKLATVRGTVVKVSTVKPLVLALEFQCTKCATVIRRVFSDGKFSPPVSCIIQGCKGRTFTPVRSTAKLIDFQKIRIQELSSAENREEGRVPRTIECELTEDLVDCCIPGEVVTVAGIVKVLNNYMDVGGGKSKSRNQGLYYLYLEAISVRNSKAHVVSENSDASSTDILATGSFSFETFTDKDLKFITEYNSEHGADVFRQILHSFCPSIYGHELVKAGITLALFGAVQKHSMDQNKVPIRGDIHVIIVGDPGLGKSQLLKAAASVSPRGIYVCGNTTTNAGLTVAVVKDSMTNDYAFEAGAMVLADRGLCCIDEFDKMSAEYQSLLEAMEQQCVSVAKAGLVASLSARTSVLAAANPVGGHYDRGKTVNENLKMNAALLSRFDLVFILLDQPDLFLDKRVSDHIMALHTNDRSPCSSNKRLRTVPQFNGSMGIGIDEKKLASRLRLHPEKDRDFVPLPEPLLRKYISYARSYVTPRMSEPAAVVLRKYYLNLRAHSTCSDGTPITARQLESLVRLAEARARVDLREEVTEQDANDVVEIMNESLYDKYVDEHGCVDYARSGGMSQQKEAKRLMSALNKQSELQQKDHFSRAEIRSLADKISLQVPDLDDIMEKLNSAGYIVHKGQNIYQILTSSCSRTQPTRSRCSCFEVSSQDPGQHKQAIGSTGAWNFSPSMCRQRLPPFHEMDHSDHNMYCSSSDACPALSAANASLVPCWGISFVAH
- the LOC125521018 gene encoding probable DNA helicase MCM8 isoform X2, translating into MYADTQKGRPGCRPVDASRGADLAVVWPRYFPEETEHPVPAGDPRARLVGDLVKVMGLEERAKLLPRVEDDGVVFFLPIDFQQLKNLCGGTNLLDALRENPKEALLCMGVAVHLAKCSGNGLQLSDVDKVNIRLYNHTETIIALKNLKAAYIKKLATVRGTVVKVSTVKPLVLALEFQCTKCATVIRRVFSDGKFSPPVSCIIQGCKGRTFTPVRSTAKLIDFQKIRIQELSSAENREEGRVPRTIECELTEDLVDCCIPGEVVTVAGIVKVLNNYMDVGGGKSKSRNQGLYYLYLEAISVRNSKAHVVSENSDASSTDILATGSFSFETFTDKDLKFITEYNSEHGADVFRQILHSFCPSIYGHELVKAGITLALFGAVQKHSMDQNKVPIRGDIHVIIVGDPGLGKSQLLKAAASVSPRGIYVCGNTTTNAGLTVAVVKDSMTNDYAFEAGAMVLADRGLCCIDEFDKMSAEYQSLLEAMEQQCVSVAKAGLVASLSARTSVLAAANPVGGHYDRGKTVNENLKMNAALLSRFDLVFILLDQPDLFLDKRVSDHIMALHTNDRSPCSSNKRLRTVPQFNGSMGIGIDEKKLASRLRLHPEKDRDFVPLPEPLLRKYISYARSYVTPRMSEPAAVVLRKYYLNLRAHSTCSDGTPITARQLESLVRLAEARARVDLREEVTEQDANDVVEIMNESLYDKYVDEHGCVDYARSGGMSQQKEAKRLMSALNKQSELQQKDHFSRAEIRSLADKISLQVPDLDDIMEKLNSAGYIVHKGQNIYQILTSSCSRTQPTRSRCCFEVSSQDPGQHKQAIGSTGAWNFSPSMCRQRLPPFHEMDHSDHNMYCSSSDACPALSAANASLVPCWGISFVAH
- the LOC125521031 gene encoding 40S ribosomal protein S23 — its product is MGKTRGMGAGRKLKTHRRNQRWADKAYKKSHLGNEWKKPFAGSSHAKGIVLEKIGIEAKQPNSAIRKCARVQLVKNGKKIAAFVPNDGCLNFIEENDEVLIAGFGRKGHAVGDIPGVRFKVVKVSGVSLLALFKEKKEKPRS